Proteins encoded within one genomic window of Glandiceps talaboti chromosome 3, keGlaTala1.1, whole genome shotgun sequence:
- the LOC144432686 gene encoding uncharacterized protein LOC144432686, with protein sequence MSALYTEDSIRVQTQTGECRIDLCFGDITKLQKKDEVDVLLLSAFPGDYCATPTSLIGALLRNLNLSVRDLARDKAEDLRRLYNCWWSRPLPKEYPFRRILCFESNLSRYLQGHSTELIGDVFRCLVPILNNKDGRVITPLLATGDQGKSKPVMLKRMTEAAVNWMKAGLPLRVLKIVLYTRKVTDPNTRPDLGVEFKDTLKVFSDLKKKYDSEDMEEEEETTLEYDVYLSFSDKDSAVIDNIQALLRSEKKDVKIFYEKQDLDNDSVWQENMYKVMIKCAKIVTVLSPSYLESSSCTEQYNIALCVNRKTDRHLLAPFYIEKVEFLPTYMGLVQYVDCSPRDITKLAAACQQVVVALSLEVSMVSQKKTKKKQLEDSSLKYDIFISYCHKNTKLATRLLNQLTTLNPDLKIFFDTEELKTGNTWQETLYQAIDGSRCMLACISKDYLLSAVCQEEYNLALAKHVAKVRPVMY encoded by the exons GAGACTACTGTGCCACACCCACTTCTCTAATTGGAGCATTACTTAGAAATCTCAATCTGAGTGTACGTGACCTTGCCCGGGATAAAGCTGAAGACTTGAGACGTCTGTACAATTGTTGGTGGTCTAGACCTTTACCAAAGGAATATCCATTCCGTAGAATCCTGTGTTTTGAAAGTAATct ATCCCGCTATCTACAGGGACATTCTACAGAACTAATTGGGGATGTGTTCAGATGTCTTGTACCAATACTAAACAACAAAGATGGCCGTGTCATTACACCATTACTAGCAACTGGAGATCAG GGTAAATCTAAACCTGTCATGTTAAAACGCATGACAGAAGCTGCTGTCAACTGGATGAAGGCAGGACTACCTCTTAGAGTTCTAAAAATTGTGTTATATACACGTAAAGTGACAGATCCAAACACCAGACCCGACTTGGGGGTAGAGTTCAAAGACACATTGAAGGTGTTCAGTGATTTGAAGAAGAAATATGATTCTGAAGATATGGAAGAAGAGGAG GAAACAACACTGGAATATGATGTGTATTTATCATTTAGTGATAAAGACTCTGCAGTTATTGATAACATTCAAGCATTATTGCGGAGTGAGAAGAAAGACGTGAAAATCTTCTATGAGAAACAAGACTTAGATAATGATTCAGTCTGGCAAgaaaacatgtataaagtcatgataaaatgtgCAAAGATTGTCACAG ttttgaGTCCATCATATTTAGAATCTTCCAGCTGTACAGAGCAATACAACATTGCACTGTGTGTGAacagaaaaacagacagacatctaCTAGCTCCATTCTACATTGAAAAAGTAGAGTTTCTACCAACTTACATGGGACTGGTACAGTATGTGGACTGCAG TCCAAGGGACATCACCAAACTAGCAGCTGCTTGTCAACAAGTTGTAGTTGCTTTATCACTGGAAGTTAGCATGGTTTCACAAAAGAAAACGAAAAAGAAACAACTTGAAGACAGTAGCCTCAAGTATGACATATTTATCTCCTACTGTCATAAAAACACTAAACTGGCCACCAGACTTCTGAACCAGCTAACAACACTAAACCCTGATTTGAAGATTTTCTTCGATACTGAGGAACTCAAAACAG GTAATACTTGGCAAGAGACTTTATACCAGGCCATAGATGGTAGTCGATGTATGCTGGCATGCATATCTAAGGATTACTTACTATCAGCAGTGTGTCAGGAAGAGTACAATCTAGCATTGGCTAAACATGTAGCTAAGGTGAGACCAGTTATGTACTAG
- the LOC144432965 gene encoding uncharacterized protein LOC144432965 — MVDGIDGNFDKVLHQTCSDVVQWLKDSSTNHQHSIFQKSQDDMYQDIDVDQVSEDYRTAVYRSKHKPEDGLKDTLTFSTENKQDGDQVDIAFSYSKVNSKYAKFMMHLLQKRAPNLKLNDTISEDHQQILVLDTAKVIVPLVSLPYVESVSQSEELQIALSRHRKSQGSKVFYPIILSKLPVKPTYLHLIPYEICTEDKIWREIIQQDDKLPKPLMAMAKENRALDWLHNTSIIPRETAVALFRATDTLLQIVYNSEKKTDSKKVVLNNVVTLKHVILKLQNEEFVTRTEKFLLDCKLDSSPTSKNKTRGQGSQDHNAKKRISKSDESTSVEDTGAGVGHQPTSKKETGSESSSQRTNSSKKTNKKSESCDLL, encoded by the exons ATGGTGGATGGTATTGATGGCAATTTTGACAAAGTCCTTCACCAGACCTGTAGTGATGTTGTACAGTGGTTAAAAGATTCCTCTACAAACCATCAACACTCGATATTTCAGAAATCTCAG GACGATATGTATCAAGACATTGACGTAGATCAAGTAAGTGAAGACTATCGTACTGCTGTTTATAGAAGTAAACACAAACCGGAAGATGGGTTAAAAGATACTCTTACATTctcaacagaaaacaaacaGGATGGTGACCAAGTTGACATTGCATTTAGTTATTCCAAGGTCAATTCAAAGTATGCCAAGTTTATGATGCATCTACTTCAAAAGAGAGCCCCAAACTTGAAACTGAATGACACCATATCTGAAGATCATCAACAGATTCTAGTGTTGGATACTGCCAAGGTCATTGTACCCTTGGTATCTCTACCATACGTGGAATCTGTAAGTCAATCTGAGGAGCTACAGATAGCATTGTCTCGCCACAGGAAGAGTCAAGGGTCAAAGGTCTTCTATCCCATCATACTTAGCAAACTTCCTGTCAAGCCAACTTACTTGCATCTGATTCCATATGAAATCTGTACTGAAGACAAGATATGGAGAGAAATCATACAGCAGGATGATAAACTGCCGAAGCCCTTGATGGCAATGGCAAAGGAAAACAGAGCTTTAGACTGGTTACATAATACATCCATCATTCCTAGGGAAACTGCAGTTGCTTTGTTTAGAGCAACTGATACGTTGTTGCAAATTGTGTACAACAG TGAGAAGAAGACAGACTCAAAGAAAGTGGTATTAAACAATGTGGTGACATTAAAACATGTAATTCTCAAGCTACAAAATGAAGAATTTGTGACAAGGACTGAGAAG TTTCTTCTAGATTGCAAGTTGGATTCATCCCCCACCAGTAAGAATAAGACACGGGGTCAAGGGTCACAGGATCATAATGCTAAGAAGAGGATATCTAAAAGTGATGAGTCTACAAGTGTAGAAGATACTGGAGCAGGAGTGGGACACCAACCAACGTCTAAAAAGGAGACAGGAAGTGAAAGTAGTAGTCAGAGAACCAACTCATCtaagaaaacaaacaagaaaagtgAATCTTGTGACTTATTGTGA